The genomic interval CAATGAAGAAATCAAAGGGCAGTATGTTGATGATTTAGTTAACCTGGTGGATATCAAAGAAGGTTTAAAGGTAGTAATTGATTGCGCGTCTGGTGCAGGTAGTGAAATATCACCTTTAGTATTTAGAAAAGCAGGATGTGAAGTTACAACCCTTAACTCTCAAGTAGACGGATTTTTCCCAGGTAGGAATCCTGAACCTAATGAGGAAAACTTACAAACATTAATGAAAACTGTTGTAGCTATTGGAGCAGATTTAGGTATTGCTCATGATGGTGATGCAGATAGAATGATTACGGTTGATGAAAATGGTAATGTTTCCCCCTTTGATTCTCTTCTAGCATTAATATCAAAAGAATTTGATGGAGATATTGTAACAACAGTTGATGCAGGATTATGTATGGATGAATCCGTCAAAGGTAAAGTAATAAGAACTCCAGTCGGTGATGTAAATGTTGCTGAGGCAATAATTGAAAAAGATGCTAGTTTTGGTGGAGAACCTTCTGGAACTTGGTTGCATCCAGACTTTTGCATGTGTCCGGACGGAATCCTTTCAGGTTTAAGAATAGCTTCAATTGTTTCACGAGATGGTAAATTATCTGATCTTTTGGATTCGATACCATCCTATCCAAATATCCGTGAAAAAATAGTATGTTCAAAAGAAGCTAAAATCAAAGTAATGGAAAACATGGAAAATTTACTTATTAATGCATTTGATGATGTTGCTGATGTAAATCCTCTCGATGGAGTTAGATTAACATTTGAAGATGATAGCTGGGTACTTATAAGACCTTCTGGTACTGAAGATTATATTAGAATTACTTTAGAATCAAGAGATGCTAAAAGAGCTGAGGAAATCAAAGAGGTTTGTGTGAAAATAATTAATGAAAATTTATGAAGATATAATCTTCAAAATTCTTTTTTAACTCTGTTTTGGTGAGTATTTATCAAAATAAGCCAATTTTTAAATTTAAAATAAAAAAGTTTTTAAGAAGAAGAAATTTATTCTTCCTCTTCTTCTGCGATAAATGCTTCAATACCTAATGCAGCACATTCTGGGCAAACCCAATCATCAGGCATATCTGCAGGAGTTGCTCCAGCTGGAATGTTGTAAGCAGGGTCTCCTTTTTCTGAATCAAATCTGTATTCACAGTGTAAACAAACGTATATTGTCATTTTTCAATCTCCTTTTTTATTTTATGCATTAGCATGGCTAATATGTTTTGAGTTTATGTGAACTATTATTTAAAATTAATTATTCGATTAGCAAAATTAATTAATAAGGAACAAGTTAACTATATATCATTAATATAAACTTTTAAAGGGGATAATAAAAGTGAAAGCAATTATTTTATGCGCTGGTGAAGGGTCTAGGATGAGACCATTAACACTTACCAAGCCTAAAACTATGTTGCCTGTTGCAGGGAAACCAATCATGCAATATAACATAGAATCATTAAGAGAAAATGGTATTGAAGATATTTTACTTATTGTTCGTTATAAAGAGGAAATGGTTAGAAATTACTTTGGTGATGGTAGCGAATTTGGAGTTAATATTATTTATCAGAGGCAAAAAGATTTCTTGGGAACTGCTGATGCAATTTCTTATGGAAAAAACTTCATCGATGATAGCTTGATAGTTTTAAACGGAGATATCATTTTGGATGATGAGATTATTAGTGATTTCATTAATAAATATGATGAGTTAAAACCAGATACTTTAATGCTTTTAACAGAGGTAGAAAATCCTTCTGCATTCGGTGTCGTTGAAATTGAAGATGGATATATTAAAAATATTGTTGAAAAGCCTAAAAGAGAAGAAGCGCCAAGCAATTTAGTTAATGCGGGAATTTATATTTTCAATAAAGATATATTTGATAAAATTGATAAAACTGAAATTTCCCAAAGGGGGGAATATGAAATTACTGATTCTTTAACTATGCAAATTGAAGATGGATTAAAAGTAATGGGTCATAAAACTGATAAAGACTGGATTGATGTAGGTCGTCCATGGGAATTGATTGAAGTTAATGAAGAACTAATTGGCAATCTTAAAACTGAAATCAGAGGCAAAGTGGAAGATGGAGCCCATATTCATGGGGAAGTATTTTTGGATGAAGGAAGTGTAATTAGGGCGGGAGTTTACATTGTAGGTAATGTGTATATTGGTAAAAATTGTGATATAGGTCCTAATTCTTATATTCGGGGTAATTCTTACTTCGGAGATAATGTTCATGTTGGAAATGCAGTTGAAATTAAAAATTCAATTATTATGGAAAATACTAATGTTAGTCATTTAAGTTATGTTGGAGATTCTGTAATTGGTTCTAATTGTAATATTGCAGCAGGAACTAACATTGCTAATTTACGTTTTGACAATAAATCAGTTAAAACAAAAATCAAAGATCAAATGATTGATAGTGGAAGACGTAAATTCGGTTCTATCATTGGGGATTCTGTAAAAACAGGTATTAATTCAAGTTTCTCTCCAGGTGTAAAAGTGGGTCATAATTCCACTATTGGTTCTGGAGTTCTATTATATAATGATGTACCATCTGACACAAGGGTGTTAGTAAAACAAAATTATATTATTCAAGATAAAAATATAAAAAATGATATTCAAGATAAGAATATAAAAAAATAATGAGGCGATATTATGGAAAATATTGAAGACTCTATTGTAATATGCCCTGGCGCACAAGTATTTGGTGATGTTGAATTAGGTGAAAATGTCTCTATATGGCATGGTGCTGTAATAAGAGGAGATACTGACTCAATTACTATTGGAAATAATTCTAATGTTCAAGATAATTGTGTTATTCACTGTACTAAAGGATTTCCAGTTGAAATCGGGGACAATGTATCTGTTGGTCATGGTGCAGTTGTCCATGGTTGCAAATTAGATGACAATGTTTTAATCGGAATGAATGCAACTGTTTTAGACGGTGCACACATCTCTAAAAATTCTATTGTTGGAGCAGGTGCTGTTGTAAGTGAAGGTAAAGAATTTCCTGAGAATAGTTTAATTTTAGGAATTCCTGCTAAAGCGGTTAAACAATTATCTCCAGAACAAGTTGAATTGATTCAAAATAATGCGGATAATTATGTAAAACTTTCCAAACAATACATGGAAGATTAGAATGAAAGCAAGAAAAATTGTAGATGAAATGGATTCCTATGTTCCGGGCAAATCTCAAGATGAGATTGCTCAAGACTTTAACTTAAAAAAAGAAGATATTATTAAATTAGGTTCTAATGAAAATCCATGGGGGCCCTCTCCTAAAGCTATGGACGCAATTAAACAGGAAATTAACACTATAAATAGATATCCGGAATCACAATTGGGGGAATTGGCATCAGAAATTGCCAGATACTCCGGTGTAGACGATTCTCAAGTGATTATTGGTGGCGATGGTGCTGATGAAATAATTGATGTTTTAGCAAAAACATTCATAGATGCTGGAGATGAATTCATTGTCCCTTTACCTTCCTATATGTATTATGAGTACTTATTAAAACAATATGGAGCCAGTCCAATTTACGCAAGATGGGATATTGAAAAAAATGAACTGGATGTTGATTCAATTTATAATGCTATAACTGACAAAACTAAAATGATTTTCTTGTGCAGTCCTAATAATCCTAATGGCGCTTTAATTGATCAAGAAGTATTTATTGACATCGCTTCTAAAAACCCTAATATATTGATTGTTATTGATGAAGCGTACTTTGAATATTCAGAAGTTACTAATAAAGATTTAATCAATGAATTTAATAATGTTTTTATTATTCGTACATTTTCAAAAGTTTTGGGGCTTGCTGGAATGAGAATTGGTTATGGTCTTGCATGTTCTGAAATTATTGAATATATGCACAGAATTAAACCTGTATTCTCTATAACAAGATTATCTTTCATTGCGGCCCTTAATACTCTTAAGGATACTGAATATATTGAAAATTCAATTAAAAAAGGTATTGAATCAAGACAGTATCTATATGATGAAATTTCAAAAATAGATGGTCTTTTTGTATTTCCATCTAAATCTAACTTCATGCTAATCAATATTAAAGAAACAGGTTTTACAGCCTCAGAATTAGCGTTAGAACTAATGAAACAAGGTATAATTGTAAGGGATTGTACTTCATTTAAAGGATTGGATGAGTATTGGATTAGAATAAGTATTTGCACTCTTGATGAAGATAAAAAATTCATTGAAATCCTAAAAGAGGTTCTAGGATAATGTATATAGGTGGAACTGTTATTTCTTCCGTTGAATTTCATGGAAATATGTCATTAGTCATTTTCATGTCTAAATGCCCTTTGGCTTGTAGATATTGTCATAATGTGGAACTTTTAGAAGACAATACGGAATGGCCTTTTGATAAGGTAAAACAAGAAATTGATTATTCTGCTGATTTTTTAGATGCTGTTGTCATTTCTGGTGGAGAACCCCTGGTACAAGTAGATGCAGTAATAGAAATTTTAACTTATGTTCGTCAAATTGGATTAAAAACAAAATTGGACACTAGCGGCATATATCCGGATAATCTTAAAAAGATATTGGATTTAAATTTACTTGATTATGTCTCCCTTGATGTTAAAACAACATTTTCTAAATATAAAAAAATCACTGGAGCTAATGTAGGTTTTCAAGTTAGAAAATCAATGAATTTAATAAATGATGCGGGAGTTCATTTAGAAGTAAGAACAACTTATGTCCCAACATT from Methanobrevibacter gottschalkii DSM 11977 carries:
- the glmM gene encoding phosphoglucosamine mutase, which translates into the protein MVAKKLFGTSGIRGRIGSEVTCELALNVGKSLAYYLGNSGTVVLGYDTRTTNQMLDQAICAGLLESGVDVIKIGMVPTPLVGYATEKLDADAGIMLTASHNPSQYNGIKLWNKNGMAYTSKQETEIEKIYANNDYISVNWDKIGKLSVNEEIKGQYVDDLVNLVDIKEGLKVVIDCASGAGSEISPLVFRKAGCEVTTLNSQVDGFFPGRNPEPNEENLQTLMKTVVAIGADLGIAHDGDADRMITVDENGNVSPFDSLLALISKEFDGDIVTTVDAGLCMDESVKGKVIRTPVGDVNVAEAIIEKDASFGGEPSGTWLHPDFCMCPDGILSGLRIASIVSRDGKLSDLLDSIPSYPNIREKIVCSKEAKIKVMENMENLLINAFDDVADVNPLDGVRLTFEDDSWVLIRPSGTEDYIRITLESRDAKRAEEIKEVCVKIINENL
- a CDS encoding rubredoxin — protein: MTIYVCLHCEYRFDSEKGDPAYNIPAGATPADMPDDWVCPECAALGIEAFIAEEEEE
- the glmU gene encoding bifunctional sugar-1-phosphate nucleotidylyltransferase/acetyltransferase, with product MKVKAIILCAGEGSRMRPLTLTKPKTMLPVAGKPIMQYNIESLRENGIEDILLIVRYKEEMVRNYFGDGSEFGVNIIYQRQKDFLGTADAISYGKNFIDDSLIVLNGDIILDDEIISDFINKYDELKPDTLMLLTEVENPSAFGVVEIEDGYIKNIVEKPKREEAPSNLVNAGIYIFNKDIFDKIDKTEISQRGEYEITDSLTMQIEDGLKVMGHKTDKDWIDVGRPWELIEVNEELIGNLKTEIRGKVEDGAHIHGEVFLDEGSVIRAGVYIVGNVYIGKNCDIGPNSYIRGNSYFGDNVHVGNAVEIKNSIIMENTNVSHLSYVGDSVIGSNCNIAAGTNIANLRFDNKSVKTKIKDQMIDSGRRKFGSIIGDSVKTGINSSFSPGVKVGHNSTIGSGVLLYNDVPSDTRVLVKQNYIIQDKNIKNDIQDKNIKK
- a CDS encoding gamma carbonic anhydrase family protein, which gives rise to MENIEDSIVICPGAQVFGDVELGENVSIWHGAVIRGDTDSITIGNNSNVQDNCVIHCTKGFPVEIGDNVSVGHGAVVHGCKLDDNVLIGMNATVLDGAHISKNSIVGAGAVVSEGKEFPENSLILGIPAKAVKQLSPEQVELIQNNADNYVKLSKQYMED
- the hisC gene encoding histidinol-phosphate transaminase: MKARKIVDEMDSYVPGKSQDEIAQDFNLKKEDIIKLGSNENPWGPSPKAMDAIKQEINTINRYPESQLGELASEIARYSGVDDSQVIIGGDGADEIIDVLAKTFIDAGDEFIVPLPSYMYYEYLLKQYGASPIYARWDIEKNELDVDSIYNAITDKTKMIFLCSPNNPNGALIDQEVFIDIASKNPNILIVIDEAYFEYSEVTNKDLINEFNNVFIIRTFSKVLGLAGMRIGYGLACSEIIEYMHRIKPVFSITRLSFIAALNTLKDTEYIENSIKKGIESRQYLYDEISKIDGLFVFPSKSNFMLINIKETGFTASELALELMKQGIIVRDCTSFKGLDEYWIRISICTLDEDKKFIEILKEVLG
- a CDS encoding anaerobic ribonucleoside-triphosphate reductase activating protein; the encoded protein is MYIGGTVISSVEFHGNMSLVIFMSKCPLACRYCHNVELLEDNTEWPFDKVKQEIDYSADFLDAVVISGGEPLVQVDAVIEILTYVRQIGLKTKLDTSGIYPDNLKKILDLNLLDYVSLDVKTTFSKYKKITGANVGFQVRKSMNLINDAGVHLEVRTTYVPTLHTKKDIINLVDDIKADIYTIQQFRNKNVLDPALEKVDVPNPHDLVMLAQEIKPYFNGIVKVKSGEFGEQVI